In Phaenicophaeus curvirostris isolate KB17595 chromosome 14, BPBGC_Pcur_1.0, whole genome shotgun sequence, a single genomic region encodes these proteins:
- the NFAT5 gene encoding nuclear factor of activated T-cells 5 isoform X1 gives MPSDFISLLSADLDLESPKSLYSKESVYDLLPKELQLPPSRETSVASMSQTSGGEAGSPPPAVVAADASSAPSSSSMGGACSSFTTSSSPTIYSTSVTDSKAMQVESCSSAVGVSTRGVSDKQLTSNTVQQQQSTPKRHTVLYISPPPEDLLDNSRMSCQDEGCGLESEQSCSMWMEDSPSNFSNMSTSSYNDNTEVPRKSRKRNPKQRPGIKRRDCEESNMDIFDADSAKAPHYVLSQLSTDSKGNSKAGNGASENQKGAGGKKTPMLCGQYPTKGEGKELKIVVQPETQHRARYLTEGSRGSVKDRTQQGFPTVKLEGHNEPVVLQVFVGNDSGRVKPHGFYQACRVTGRNTTPCKEVDIEGTTVIEVGLDPSNNMTLAVDCVGILKLRNADVEARIGIAGSKKKSTRARLVFRVNITRKDGSTLTLQTPSSPILCTQPAGVPEILKKSLHSCSVKGEEEVFLIGKNFLKGTKVIFQENISDENSWKAEAEIDMELFHQNHLIVKVPPYHDQQITSAVSVGIYVVTNAGRSHDAQPFTYTPDTSGTLNVNVKKEISSPAQHCSFEEAIKAVKATGCNLEKVNILPSALITPLMPSSMIKKEDVAPMEVCAEKRSPPVFKASNVVGPTQQTLENSMSGISTSASHLPSENESQQQIQPKVYNPETLTTIQTQDISQPGSFSAVSTPGQLQNSDALLQQAAQFQTRDSQPREVLQSDGTVVTLSQLTDASQQQQSTLSEPAQALQQQISSSIFSSASGVSQLQNTIQQLQAGNFPTNTATGSNRNVDLVQQVLEAQQQLSSVLFSGSDSNEDVQDQLNADIFQQVSQIQNSVNPGIFSSSDTAVHSRPENLLPGRAENVHPQPENALSSQQQQQQQQQQAMETSAAMVIGIQQNICQAATQMQSDLFSSTTSGNGALQQSPVYQQASHIMSGLSTNEDMQMQCELFSSSPGVSGSETTPTAQQQVSNNGPTMFQASNSADGEEASGQNKQIQSTVFQTMVQMQHSGESQSQVNLFSSTKNMMTVQASGTQQQGGGLFQQGGEIMSIQSGSFMQQSPHSQAQLFHSQNPIGDTQNISQETQGSIFHSPNSIVHNQASTNSSDQLQPPMFHSQNAMGVLQSSSVPQDQQSANMFLSQSSMSNPATQEEQMSFFTSPNSISPLQTATNTEQQTSFQQQTQISHIQSSMLPQEQPQTQPAQQGLFQSQVSLGSIQSSSIPQNQQGAIFQPQHSIVAMQSSPPSQEQQQQQQQNMMFSNQNAMSTIAPQKQNIIFNPNQNTVTNQEQQGQSIFHPQTNIAPMNQEQQPMQFQSQTTVSSLQNPGSNQAEAQQPAIFHNSPQIQLVQGSPSSQEQQVTLFISSASMSALQNSMSQQELQQSPMFSSQNSMAGMQGTASPPQQQASLFHNTAGGAINQLQNSPASSQQTSGIFLFGIQNNCGQLLTSGPATLPDELMAISQPGQPQSEGQAAVPALLSQQISETPPLPSAMATNQNIEKIDDLLVSLQNQGNNMTGSF, from the exons ATGCTTCTtcagctccttcctcttcctccatgGGCGGTGCTTGCAGCTCCTTTACCACCTCTTCCAGTCCTACCATTTACTCTACCTCAGTCACCGACAGCAAGGCTATGCAAGTGgagagctgctcctcagccGTGGGGGTAAGTACCAGAGGGGTAAGTGACAAGCAGTTAACCAGTAACACagtccagcagcagcagtcaaCGCCGAAGAGACACACAGTCCTGTACATCTCGCCACCACCTGAGGACTTGCTGGACAACAGTCGGATGTCCTGCCAGGATGAGGGGTGTGGATTGGAGTCAGAACAGAGCTGCAGTATGTGGATGGAGGATTCACCCTCCAACTTCAGTAACATGAGTACCAGTTCCTACAATGATAACACTGAGGTGCCACGTAAATCACGCAAACGAAATCCAAAGCAGAGGCCAGGGATCAAACGTCGAGATTGTGAAGAGTCCAACATGGATATATTTGATGCCGACAGTGCCAAAGCTCCTCACTATGTCCTTTCTCAGCTCAGCACGGACAGCAAAGGCAACTCAAAAGCAGGAAATGG AGCATCAGAGAACCAGAAAGGAGCTGGAGGGAAGAAGACCCCAATGTTGTGTGGTCAGTATCCGACTAAGGGTGAGGGGAAGGAGCTGAAGATAGTGGTACAGCCGGAAACCCAGCACAGGGCTCGTTACCTGACTGAAGGCAGCCGGGGCTCAGTGAAAGACCGGACACAGCAAGGCTTTCCAACTGTAAAG CTGGAAGGTCACAACGAGCCGGTGGTGCTGCAGGTATTCGTGGGAAATGACTCGGGTCGAGTGAAACCACATGGGTTCTACCAGGCCTGCAGAGTTACTGGGAGAAACACTACTCCCTGTAAAGAAGTGGATATAGAGGGGACTACTGTTATTGAGGTTGGACTGGACCCAAGCAACAATATGACACTGGC GGTTGATTGTGTGGGAATACTGAAGCTGAGAAACGCTGATGTTGAAGCTAGGATAGGGATTGCTGgctccaagaaaaaaagcacacgTGCTAGGCTGGTATTCCGTGTTAACATCACTCGCAAAGATGGTTCAACCTTGACTCTTCAGACACCTTCTTCCCCAATTTTGTGCA CTCAACCAGCAGGAGTTCCAGAGATCCTAAAGAAAAGTCTGCACAGTTGTTCAGTGAAGGGTGAAGAGGAAGTTTTTCTGATTGGCAAGAACTTTCTAAAGGGAACAAAAGTGATTTTCCAAGAGAATATTTCTG ATGAGAATTCATGGAAGGCAGAAGCTGAAATAGACATGGAATTATTTCATCAG AATCACCTTATTGTGAAGGTGCCACCATATCATGACCAGCAAATAACCTCAGCTGTTTCTGTGGGAATATACGTGGTGACCAATGCTGGAAGATCGCATGATGCGCAACCATTTACATACACTCCAGATACat CTGGTACGCTGAATGTTAATGTGAAGAAGGAAATCTCCAGCCCAGCCCAACATTGTTCTTTTGAAGAGGCTATAAAAG CAGTGAAGGCCACTGGTTGTAACCTGGAGAAGGTAAACATTCTTCCTAGTGCCTTGATAACTCCACTCATGCCAAGCAGTATGATTAAGAAAGAGGACGTGGCTCCAATGGAAGTATGCGCAGAAAAAAGATCTCCCCCTGTGTTCAAG GCTTCAAATGTGGTTGGACCAACTCAACAAACATTGGAAAACAGTATGTCTGGCATATCAACTTCTGCTTCCCATTTaccttctgaaaatgaaagccAGCAACAAATACAACCGAAGGTGTATAATCCAGAGACACTAACTACTATCCAGACACAGGACATTTCCCAGCCTGGTAGCTTTTCAGCAGTCTCTACGCCGGGTCAGCTGCAGAACAGCGATGCTTTGTTGCAGCAAGCAGCACAGTTCCAAACCAGAGATTCCCAACCTAGGGAAGTCTTGCAATCAGATGGCACAGTAGTGACTTTGTCACAATTAACTGATGCATCACAACAACAACAGTCTACACTCTCAGAACCAGCACAGGCATTGCAGCAACAGATCTCATCAAGTATTTTCTCATCGGCGAGTGGCGTGAGTCAGTTACAGAACACTATCCAGCAACTGCAAGCTGGAAATTTTCCAACTAACACTGCCACTGGCAGCAACAGAAACGTTGACTTGGTGCAACAGGTATTGGAAGCTCAACAGCAGTTATCTTCTGTTCTATTTTCTGGTTCAGACAGCAATGAGGATGTTCAAGATCAGCTAAACGCAGATATTTTTCAGCAAGTTAGCCAGATACAAAATAGTGTCAATCCTGGGATATTTTCCTCATCAGACACTGCTGTCCATTCCAGACCAGAGAACCTTTTGCCTGGACGAGCTGAAAATGTTCACCCGCAGCCTGAAAATGCGTTGTCCAGtcaacagcagcaacagcagcagcagcagcaggcgaTGGAGACTTCTGCAGCGATGGTGATAGGAATCCAACAAAACATTTGTCAGGCTGCAACTCAGATGCAGTCCGATCTGTTCTCTTCGACTACTTCAGGGAATGGAGCCCTCCAACAGTCACCTGTCTATCAGCAGGCTTCTCACATAATGAGTGGGTTGTCGACAAACGAAGACATGCAAATGCAGTGTGAATTATTCTCTTCATCTCCTGGTGTTTCTGGAAGTGAGACTACTCCTACTGCACAGCAGCAGGTCTCCAACAACGGACCTACTATGTTTCAGGCATCCAATTCTGCAGATGGAGAGGAAGCTTCAGGACAGAATAAACAGATACAAAGTACGGTATTTCAGACCATGGTTCAAATGCAGCACAGCGGAGAAAGTCAATCACAAGTTAATCTCTTTTCATCTACCAAAAACATGATGACCGTTCAGGCAAGTGGAACCCAACAACAAGGAGGTGGTCTGTTCCAGCAAGGCGGAGAAATCATGTCTATTCAGTCAGGAAGCTTTATGCAGCAGTCTCCACATTCACAAGCTCAACTTTTTCACTCTCAGAATCCTATTGGTGACACTCAGAATATATCACAGGAAACACAAGGCTCTATTTTCCACAGTCCAAATTCCATTGTCCACAACCAGGCCAGTACCAATTCCTCAGACCAACTGCAGCCTCCAATGTTCCATTCGCAGAACGCCATGGGTGTACTACAGAGCTCTTCGGTTCCTCAAGACCAGCAGTCTGCCAACATGTTCCTTTCCCAGAGTTCCATGAGCAACCCTGCAACTCAGGAAGAACAGATGTCATTCTTTACAAGCCCAAATTCCATTTCTCCTCTTCAGACAGCAACAAACACTGAACAGCAGACTTCTTTCCAGCAGCAGACACAGATCTCTCATATCCAGAGTTCTATGCTTCCCCAAGAACAGCCGCAGACCCAGCCTGCTCAGCAAGGTTTGTTTCAGTCTCAAGTGTCGTTAGGCTCTATCCAGTCCAGTTCAATTCCCCAGAACCAACAGGGAGCTATCTTCCAGCCCCAGCATTCGATAGTTGCTATGCAGAGTAGTCCTCCATCTcaagagcagcagcaacagcaacagcagaacaTGATGTTCAGTAATCAAAATGCAATGAGTACAATTGCTCCTCAGAAGCAGAACATAATTTTCAATCCAAATCAAAACACAGTTACCAATCAGGAGCAACAGGGCCAGTCCATTTTTCATCCACAGACTAACATCGCACCGATGAACCAGGAGCAGCAGCCCATGCAATTCCAGAGTCAGACTACAGTGTCTTCTCTTCAGAATCCTGGATCCAACCAGGCTGAAGCACAGCAGCCAGCTATCTTCCATAACTCACCCCAGATTCAGTTGGTCCAAGGGTCACCAAGTTCTCAAGAGCAACAAGTCACTCTCTTCATCTCTTCAGCTTCCATGTCTGCCTTGCAGAACAGTATGAGCcagcaagagctgcagcagtCTCCGATGTTCTCTTCTCAGAACAGCATGGCGGGAATGCAAGGAACTGCTTCTCCTCCACAGCAGCAAGCTTCTCTGTTTCACAATACAGCGGGAGGTGCTATCAACCAGCTGCAGAATTCTCCTGCTTCGTCTCAGCAAACATCAGGAATATTCCTGTTTGGCATTCAGAACA ACTGTGGGCAGCTGCTAACCTCTGGACCAGCTACGTTACCGGATGAGTTGATGGCCATCAGCCAGCCAGGTCAGCCACAGAGTGAGGGACAAGCAGCAGTGCCAGCGCTGCTCTCCCAGCAGATATCGGAGACTCCTCCACTGCCTTCAGCTATGGCAACCAACCAGAATATTGAGAAAATTGATGATCTGCTTGTGTCATTGCAAAACCAGGGGAACAATATGACTGGCTCGTTTTAA
- the NFAT5 gene encoding nuclear factor of activated T-cells 5 isoform X2: MGGACSSFTTSSSPTIYSTSVTDSKAMQVESCSSAVGVSTRGVSDKQLTSNTVQQQQSTPKRHTVLYISPPPEDLLDNSRMSCQDEGCGLESEQSCSMWMEDSPSNFSNMSTSSYNDNTEVPRKSRKRNPKQRPGIKRRDCEESNMDIFDADSAKAPHYVLSQLSTDSKGNSKAGNGASENQKGAGGKKTPMLCGQYPTKGEGKELKIVVQPETQHRARYLTEGSRGSVKDRTQQGFPTVKLEGHNEPVVLQVFVGNDSGRVKPHGFYQACRVTGRNTTPCKEVDIEGTTVIEVGLDPSNNMTLAVDCVGILKLRNADVEARIGIAGSKKKSTRARLVFRVNITRKDGSTLTLQTPSSPILCTQPAGVPEILKKSLHSCSVKGEEEVFLIGKNFLKGTKVIFQENISDENSWKAEAEIDMELFHQNHLIVKVPPYHDQQITSAVSVGIYVVTNAGRSHDAQPFTYTPDTSGTLNVNVKKEISSPAQHCSFEEAIKAVKATGCNLEKVNILPSALITPLMPSSMIKKEDVAPMEVCAEKRSPPVFKASNVVGPTQQTLENSMSGISTSASHLPSENESQQQIQPKVYNPETLTTIQTQDISQPGSFSAVSTPGQLQNSDALLQQAAQFQTRDSQPREVLQSDGTVVTLSQLTDASQQQQSTLSEPAQALQQQISSSIFSSASGVSQLQNTIQQLQAGNFPTNTATGSNRNVDLVQQVLEAQQQLSSVLFSGSDSNEDVQDQLNADIFQQVSQIQNSVNPGIFSSSDTAVHSRPENLLPGRAENVHPQPENALSSQQQQQQQQQQAMETSAAMVIGIQQNICQAATQMQSDLFSSTTSGNGALQQSPVYQQASHIMSGLSTNEDMQMQCELFSSSPGVSGSETTPTAQQQVSNNGPTMFQASNSADGEEASGQNKQIQSTVFQTMVQMQHSGESQSQVNLFSSTKNMMTVQASGTQQQGGGLFQQGGEIMSIQSGSFMQQSPHSQAQLFHSQNPIGDTQNISQETQGSIFHSPNSIVHNQASTNSSDQLQPPMFHSQNAMGVLQSSSVPQDQQSANMFLSQSSMSNPATQEEQMSFFTSPNSISPLQTATNTEQQTSFQQQTQISHIQSSMLPQEQPQTQPAQQGLFQSQVSLGSIQSSSIPQNQQGAIFQPQHSIVAMQSSPPSQEQQQQQQQNMMFSNQNAMSTIAPQKQNIIFNPNQNTVTNQEQQGQSIFHPQTNIAPMNQEQQPMQFQSQTTVSSLQNPGSNQAEAQQPAIFHNSPQIQLVQGSPSSQEQQVTLFISSASMSALQNSMSQQELQQSPMFSSQNSMAGMQGTASPPQQQASLFHNTAGGAINQLQNSPASSQQTSGIFLFGIQNNCGQLLTSGPATLPDELMAISQPGQPQSEGQAAVPALLSQQISETPPLPSAMATNQNIEKIDDLLVSLQNQGNNMTGSF, translated from the exons atgGGCGGTGCTTGCAGCTCCTTTACCACCTCTTCCAGTCCTACCATTTACTCTACCTCAGTCACCGACAGCAAGGCTATGCAAGTGgagagctgctcctcagccGTGGGGGTAAGTACCAGAGGGGTAAGTGACAAGCAGTTAACCAGTAACACagtccagcagcagcagtcaaCGCCGAAGAGACACACAGTCCTGTACATCTCGCCACCACCTGAGGACTTGCTGGACAACAGTCGGATGTCCTGCCAGGATGAGGGGTGTGGATTGGAGTCAGAACAGAGCTGCAGTATGTGGATGGAGGATTCACCCTCCAACTTCAGTAACATGAGTACCAGTTCCTACAATGATAACACTGAGGTGCCACGTAAATCACGCAAACGAAATCCAAAGCAGAGGCCAGGGATCAAACGTCGAGATTGTGAAGAGTCCAACATGGATATATTTGATGCCGACAGTGCCAAAGCTCCTCACTATGTCCTTTCTCAGCTCAGCACGGACAGCAAAGGCAACTCAAAAGCAGGAAATGG AGCATCAGAGAACCAGAAAGGAGCTGGAGGGAAGAAGACCCCAATGTTGTGTGGTCAGTATCCGACTAAGGGTGAGGGGAAGGAGCTGAAGATAGTGGTACAGCCGGAAACCCAGCACAGGGCTCGTTACCTGACTGAAGGCAGCCGGGGCTCAGTGAAAGACCGGACACAGCAAGGCTTTCCAACTGTAAAG CTGGAAGGTCACAACGAGCCGGTGGTGCTGCAGGTATTCGTGGGAAATGACTCGGGTCGAGTGAAACCACATGGGTTCTACCAGGCCTGCAGAGTTACTGGGAGAAACACTACTCCCTGTAAAGAAGTGGATATAGAGGGGACTACTGTTATTGAGGTTGGACTGGACCCAAGCAACAATATGACACTGGC GGTTGATTGTGTGGGAATACTGAAGCTGAGAAACGCTGATGTTGAAGCTAGGATAGGGATTGCTGgctccaagaaaaaaagcacacgTGCTAGGCTGGTATTCCGTGTTAACATCACTCGCAAAGATGGTTCAACCTTGACTCTTCAGACACCTTCTTCCCCAATTTTGTGCA CTCAACCAGCAGGAGTTCCAGAGATCCTAAAGAAAAGTCTGCACAGTTGTTCAGTGAAGGGTGAAGAGGAAGTTTTTCTGATTGGCAAGAACTTTCTAAAGGGAACAAAAGTGATTTTCCAAGAGAATATTTCTG ATGAGAATTCATGGAAGGCAGAAGCTGAAATAGACATGGAATTATTTCATCAG AATCACCTTATTGTGAAGGTGCCACCATATCATGACCAGCAAATAACCTCAGCTGTTTCTGTGGGAATATACGTGGTGACCAATGCTGGAAGATCGCATGATGCGCAACCATTTACATACACTCCAGATACat CTGGTACGCTGAATGTTAATGTGAAGAAGGAAATCTCCAGCCCAGCCCAACATTGTTCTTTTGAAGAGGCTATAAAAG CAGTGAAGGCCACTGGTTGTAACCTGGAGAAGGTAAACATTCTTCCTAGTGCCTTGATAACTCCACTCATGCCAAGCAGTATGATTAAGAAAGAGGACGTGGCTCCAATGGAAGTATGCGCAGAAAAAAGATCTCCCCCTGTGTTCAAG GCTTCAAATGTGGTTGGACCAACTCAACAAACATTGGAAAACAGTATGTCTGGCATATCAACTTCTGCTTCCCATTTaccttctgaaaatgaaagccAGCAACAAATACAACCGAAGGTGTATAATCCAGAGACACTAACTACTATCCAGACACAGGACATTTCCCAGCCTGGTAGCTTTTCAGCAGTCTCTACGCCGGGTCAGCTGCAGAACAGCGATGCTTTGTTGCAGCAAGCAGCACAGTTCCAAACCAGAGATTCCCAACCTAGGGAAGTCTTGCAATCAGATGGCACAGTAGTGACTTTGTCACAATTAACTGATGCATCACAACAACAACAGTCTACACTCTCAGAACCAGCACAGGCATTGCAGCAACAGATCTCATCAAGTATTTTCTCATCGGCGAGTGGCGTGAGTCAGTTACAGAACACTATCCAGCAACTGCAAGCTGGAAATTTTCCAACTAACACTGCCACTGGCAGCAACAGAAACGTTGACTTGGTGCAACAGGTATTGGAAGCTCAACAGCAGTTATCTTCTGTTCTATTTTCTGGTTCAGACAGCAATGAGGATGTTCAAGATCAGCTAAACGCAGATATTTTTCAGCAAGTTAGCCAGATACAAAATAGTGTCAATCCTGGGATATTTTCCTCATCAGACACTGCTGTCCATTCCAGACCAGAGAACCTTTTGCCTGGACGAGCTGAAAATGTTCACCCGCAGCCTGAAAATGCGTTGTCCAGtcaacagcagcaacagcagcagcagcagcaggcgaTGGAGACTTCTGCAGCGATGGTGATAGGAATCCAACAAAACATTTGTCAGGCTGCAACTCAGATGCAGTCCGATCTGTTCTCTTCGACTACTTCAGGGAATGGAGCCCTCCAACAGTCACCTGTCTATCAGCAGGCTTCTCACATAATGAGTGGGTTGTCGACAAACGAAGACATGCAAATGCAGTGTGAATTATTCTCTTCATCTCCTGGTGTTTCTGGAAGTGAGACTACTCCTACTGCACAGCAGCAGGTCTCCAACAACGGACCTACTATGTTTCAGGCATCCAATTCTGCAGATGGAGAGGAAGCTTCAGGACAGAATAAACAGATACAAAGTACGGTATTTCAGACCATGGTTCAAATGCAGCACAGCGGAGAAAGTCAATCACAAGTTAATCTCTTTTCATCTACCAAAAACATGATGACCGTTCAGGCAAGTGGAACCCAACAACAAGGAGGTGGTCTGTTCCAGCAAGGCGGAGAAATCATGTCTATTCAGTCAGGAAGCTTTATGCAGCAGTCTCCACATTCACAAGCTCAACTTTTTCACTCTCAGAATCCTATTGGTGACACTCAGAATATATCACAGGAAACACAAGGCTCTATTTTCCACAGTCCAAATTCCATTGTCCACAACCAGGCCAGTACCAATTCCTCAGACCAACTGCAGCCTCCAATGTTCCATTCGCAGAACGCCATGGGTGTACTACAGAGCTCTTCGGTTCCTCAAGACCAGCAGTCTGCCAACATGTTCCTTTCCCAGAGTTCCATGAGCAACCCTGCAACTCAGGAAGAACAGATGTCATTCTTTACAAGCCCAAATTCCATTTCTCCTCTTCAGACAGCAACAAACACTGAACAGCAGACTTCTTTCCAGCAGCAGACACAGATCTCTCATATCCAGAGTTCTATGCTTCCCCAAGAACAGCCGCAGACCCAGCCTGCTCAGCAAGGTTTGTTTCAGTCTCAAGTGTCGTTAGGCTCTATCCAGTCCAGTTCAATTCCCCAGAACCAACAGGGAGCTATCTTCCAGCCCCAGCATTCGATAGTTGCTATGCAGAGTAGTCCTCCATCTcaagagcagcagcaacagcaacagcagaacaTGATGTTCAGTAATCAAAATGCAATGAGTACAATTGCTCCTCAGAAGCAGAACATAATTTTCAATCCAAATCAAAACACAGTTACCAATCAGGAGCAACAGGGCCAGTCCATTTTTCATCCACAGACTAACATCGCACCGATGAACCAGGAGCAGCAGCCCATGCAATTCCAGAGTCAGACTACAGTGTCTTCTCTTCAGAATCCTGGATCCAACCAGGCTGAAGCACAGCAGCCAGCTATCTTCCATAACTCACCCCAGATTCAGTTGGTCCAAGGGTCACCAAGTTCTCAAGAGCAACAAGTCACTCTCTTCATCTCTTCAGCTTCCATGTCTGCCTTGCAGAACAGTATGAGCcagcaagagctgcagcagtCTCCGATGTTCTCTTCTCAGAACAGCATGGCGGGAATGCAAGGAACTGCTTCTCCTCCACAGCAGCAAGCTTCTCTGTTTCACAATACAGCGGGAGGTGCTATCAACCAGCTGCAGAATTCTCCTGCTTCGTCTCAGCAAACATCAGGAATATTCCTGTTTGGCATTCAGAACA ACTGTGGGCAGCTGCTAACCTCTGGACCAGCTACGTTACCGGATGAGTTGATGGCCATCAGCCAGCCAGGTCAGCCACAGAGTGAGGGACAAGCAGCAGTGCCAGCGCTGCTCTCCCAGCAGATATCGGAGACTCCTCCACTGCCTTCAGCTATGGCAACCAACCAGAATATTGAGAAAATTGATGATCTGCTTGTGTCATTGCAAAACCAGGGGAACAATATGACTGGCTCGTTTTAA